The genomic segment CATGCGCATGCCGCGTGCGGCGCACTGATCTTCCAGCGTTGCTGTAGCTTGAGAATTCATCGTCGGCCCCTTTCCCCCGGGGTTATCCAAGATCGCGCGCCATGACAAGGGCGGTGGCGGCGCTCCCGTCGGGCCGTGGATAATAGCCTTTTCTGCTGCCGATTTCGCCAAAACCGTGCCGGCGGTAAAGCTTGATGGCCGGCTGGTTCTCGGCATCGACTTCGAGGAACATCTTGCGCACCGGCGACATCATCAGGTCATCGAACGTGGCGCGCAGCAGTGCCGCCCCCACGCCCCTGGCGCGCCACTTCCTGTCGACGACGATGGTGAGCAGTTCCGCCTCGTCCCCGGCCAGCCGCAGCATGGCGAACCCGGCCACTTTCTTGTGGCCGGCGTCGCACGCCACATAGGCGGGCGTATTGGCCTCCATCAGGTAGGCCGAAAAATCCTCGCGCGGCCAGCCGCGGTAGAACCCGCCCGCATGCAGCTTCGCCAGCGTTTCGGCGTCTTCCATCCGGCCCGGTTCGATATGCAGCCCCCCGGGGGCCATCCAGAGCTTCATCATGGCGTCAGTTTCACGTGAATCATGGGCGTCCGACCCGGGCGACCCGCGCCTTTTCCTGCGGCTTGGCGTCGGCATCGCGGATATAGGCGGCCTCGGGCGGATAGGCCGCAGGCTCGAGCGTGGC from the Youhaiella tibetensis genome contains:
- the rimI gene encoding ribosomal protein S18-alanine N-acetyltransferase, yielding MMKLWMAPGGLHIEPGRMEDAETLAKLHAGGFYRGWPREDFSAYLMEANTPAYVACDAGHKKVAGFAMLRLAGDEAELLTIVVDRKWRARGVGAALLRATFDDLMMSPVRKMFLEVDAENQPAIKLYRRHGFGEIGSRKGYYPRPDGSAATALVMARDLG